In one window of Methanosarcina vacuolata Z-761 DNA:
- the cas8c gene encoding type I-C CRISPR-associated protein Cas8c/Csd1, with product MIIQSLCRYYDILAKDENANIPKLGYSSAKVSFSLVISPDGILSHIIDLRSDDKKPKPKDINVPIQKSRANGIFPYFVCENAKYVFGVEKVKKSEFEKKFSLNSKNSTDDYKILEENDKEVTLVHQRSRECFEAFKTLHHSILDGLNDQEVRGFLSFLDGWNPEEFLENPKTREYKDDILAGGNCVFECNGNFLHEKSAVRNAWETYSQNETGSTFAQCLISGKVEPVAKIHQKIKGVVGAQSAGASIVSFNNDAFCSYGKEQSFNSPISESAMFKYTTALNHLLSSPSNRIRIADTTVVFWAETSKKSCEKSCEELVKFFFDPPEPEKKEEKNVEGSRVQDITTVKEIEEILNKVRIGKKVNQEDIGADPETNFYILGLSPNNARLAVRFWYVASIGSLIEKVARHHLDMEVIRDDYGPRYVSVYRLLNETVPQSSDKKTVSPLLGGLILRSILTDTGYPISLYSAILSRVKVDGSINFVRAGFIKAYLLRLSRAGLSNLSQDLITMSLNEESSSVPYRLGRLFAALEKAQNDTNREMKSTINSKYFSSASSTPAVVFPVLLKLAQHHIAKSEWGFRSNQLIEQILEGVDEFPAYLNLEDQGMFMLGYYHQRKAFFTKKEVPSNKEVPL from the coding sequence ATGATCATCCAATCACTCTGCCGCTATTATGATATTCTTGCTAAAGACGAGAACGCAAATATTCCAAAGCTAGGATATAGCAGCGCTAAAGTCTCATTTTCCCTTGTCATTTCTCCTGATGGCATTCTTTCGCATATTATAGATCTTAGAAGTGATGACAAGAAGCCAAAACCCAAAGATATTAATGTGCCTATCCAGAAGTCCCGCGCTAACGGTATATTTCCATATTTTGTCTGTGAAAATGCAAAGTATGTTTTTGGTGTCGAAAAAGTAAAAAAAAGTGAATTTGAGAAGAAATTTAGTTTGAATTCAAAGAACAGTACTGATGACTATAAAATACTTGAGGAAAATGATAAAGAAGTCACTCTTGTCCATCAGCGTTCCAGAGAGTGCTTTGAGGCTTTCAAAACACTTCACCATAGTATATTGGATGGTCTTAATGATCAAGAAGTCCGCGGATTCCTTTCTTTTCTGGATGGATGGAATCCAGAAGAGTTCCTCGAAAATCCAAAGACCAGAGAGTACAAAGATGATATTCTTGCTGGCGGAAACTGTGTTTTTGAGTGTAACGGGAATTTTTTGCATGAAAAAAGTGCGGTTAGAAACGCCTGGGAAACTTACTCTCAGAATGAAACTGGCAGCACGTTTGCCCAGTGCCTGATAAGTGGAAAAGTAGAGCCGGTAGCCAAGATACATCAAAAGATAAAAGGTGTTGTCGGGGCTCAATCGGCAGGAGCTTCCATTGTCAGTTTCAATAACGATGCTTTCTGTTCTTATGGAAAAGAACAGAGTTTTAATTCTCCAATCAGCGAATCCGCGATGTTTAAGTATACAACTGCCCTGAATCATCTTCTTTCAAGTCCCAGTAACAGGATAAGGATTGCGGATACTACAGTTGTTTTCTGGGCTGAGACAAGTAAAAAATCCTGTGAAAAATCCTGTGAAGAACTTGTTAAATTCTTTTTTGACCCTCCAGAACCAGAGAAAAAAGAAGAAAAAAATGTAGAGGGCTCTCGAGTACAGGACATAACCACAGTCAAAGAAATAGAGGAAATTCTCAATAAGGTCAGAATCGGCAAGAAAGTAAATCAAGAGGACATTGGGGCAGATCCAGAGACGAATTTCTATATTCTTGGTTTGTCTCCCAATAATGCACGGCTTGCTGTACGTTTCTGGTATGTTGCCAGTATTGGGAGTTTGATTGAAAAAGTGGCTCGTCACCATCTGGACATGGAAGTTATCAGAGATGATTATGGTCCAAGATATGTCTCAGTATATCGCCTGTTGAATGAGACAGTCCCTCAGAGTTCTGACAAAAAAACAGTTTCTCCACTTCTTGGTGGTCTTATTTTGCGCTCGATTCTTACCGACACAGGCTATCCTATCTCATTATATAGTGCAATCCTGAGCCGTGTTAAAGTAGATGGCTCAATAAATTTTGTCAGAGCTGGTTTTATCAAAGCATATCTACTCAGATTGAGCAGAGCTGGATTATCGAATTTGAGTCAGGATTTGATTACCATGAGTTTAAACGAGGAAAGTTCTAGTGTGCCATATCGTTTAGGAAGGTTGTTTGCCGCTCTTGAAAAGGCACAGAATGATACGAACAGAGAGATGAAGAGCACCATTAACAGTAAGTACTTTAGCAGCGCCTCGTCAACACCCGCTGTTGTATTTCCTGTGCTGTTAAAACTTGCACAACACCACATTGCCAAATCAGAATGGGGTTTCAGGTCTAATCAGTTGATTGAACAAATTCTGGAAGGCGTGGATGAGTTTCCTGCGTACCTGAATCTTGAAGATCAGGGTATGTTCATGCTTGGTTACTATCACCAACGTAAGGCTTTTTTCACGAAAAAAGAGGTTCCATCAAATAAGGAGGTGCCATTATGA
- the cas7c gene encoding type I-C CRISPR-associated protein Cas7/Csd2: MSEIIKNRYEFVLLFDVENGNPNGDPDMGNMPRVDPQTGNGIVTDVCLKRKVRDYVDLVKSGNAGYEIYVKSGAVLNSQHKKAYDYLGINPDSKKPKDDELTKFMCQNFFDIRTFGAVMTTEINCGQVRGPVQFSFARSIDPIFQQEVTVTRCAVTNEKDAEKGQTMGKKQIVPYGLYRAEGYVSAHLAKKTEFTEDDLELLWDSLVNMFEHDHSAARGKMSARKLIVFKHNSELGCCQSHVLFDKVKVERLSCDMPSRSFADYKVTIADDMPNGIELIEKL, translated from the coding sequence ATGAGCGAAATAATCAAGAATCGATATGAATTTGTGCTGTTGTTTGATGTAGAGAATGGAAACCCTAACGGCGATCCTGATATGGGAAATATGCCCAGGGTTGATCCACAGACAGGTAATGGAATTGTTACCGATGTTTGTCTGAAGAGAAAGGTCAGAGATTATGTTGATCTTGTGAAAAGTGGAAACGCAGGATATGAGATCTATGTTAAATCCGGTGCTGTCCTCAATAGTCAGCACAAGAAGGCCTATGATTACCTTGGAATAAACCCAGATTCCAAAAAACCCAAAGATGACGAACTGACAAAATTCATGTGTCAGAATTTTTTTGACATTCGGACATTCGGTGCTGTAATGACAACAGAGATTAACTGTGGTCAGGTTAGAGGGCCTGTACAGTTCAGTTTTGCACGCAGCATTGATCCAATTTTCCAGCAAGAAGTAACAGTTACTCGTTGTGCCGTCACCAATGAGAAAGATGCTGAAAAAGGTCAGACTATGGGCAAAAAACAGATTGTGCCGTATGGGTTGTATCGCGCAGAAGGATATGTCTCCGCTCATCTGGCTAAAAAGACCGAATTTACAGAAGATGATCTTGAACTTCTCTGGGACAGCCTGGTCAATATGTTTGAGCATGATCATTCGGCAGCAAGGGGAAAAATGTCTGCAAGAAAACTTATTGTTTTCAAGCATAACAGTGAACTTGGCTGCTGTCAGTCTCATGTCCTTTTCGATAAAGTGAAGGTGGAAAGGCTTTCCTGTGATATGCCTTCTCGTTCTTTTGCAGATTATAAAGTAACAATTGCAGATGACATGCCGAATGGTATTGAATTAATTGAGAAATTATGA
- the pheT gene encoding phenylalanine--tRNA ligase subunit beta, producing the protein MPVITLQYDDLEKLTGTDKETIIKRAPMIGADIERVEEESIDIEFFPDRPDLYSVEGAARAMRGFLDLETGLSEYEIKPPRVSISVSEEILRIRPFLGCAVVRGIKFTSSSIKSLMDLQEDLHWGLGRNRKKVSIGVHDLSNVKPPFRYMAVDPGFEFVPLDYTEKMSMTEILEKHPKGTRFAHLVRGFEKYPIILDSNDNVLSFPPIINGTLTSVTERTTDLFIDVTGLGEAVYTALNIVVTALAERGGQIEFVKVIRPDSGELILPDLEPKTRFITKTEVKDLLGMELSLEEIVKQLERMRFGAKAIDEETIEVKVPAYRADILHNYDLVEDIAKGYGYENIKVSIPETYTPGKSHPISLLRAPVNEIMVGLGYYEVMPFTLTNEKINFDNMRRPKTDDVTYVLHPISEDQTMIRTTLLPNLLEILALNQHRELPQKIFEFGEVANNEITGQHVAAVSIHPQANFTEIYEVVDALMREMMLSYEVKESEDPAFLEGRRADVYVRGKKLGVFGEFHPEVINNFALGYAVVGFELDLNDLIG; encoded by the coding sequence ATGCCAGTAATTACCTTACAGTACGACGACCTTGAAAAACTCACAGGAACCGATAAGGAAACCATCATAAAAAGAGCGCCCATGATAGGGGCAGATATCGAAAGAGTTGAAGAGGAATCTATAGATATCGAGTTCTTCCCTGACAGGCCTGACCTTTACAGTGTGGAAGGAGCAGCCAGGGCAATGCGGGGTTTTCTGGACCTTGAGACCGGACTGTCCGAATATGAGATAAAGCCGCCCAGGGTTTCGATCTCGGTCAGTGAGGAGATCCTTAGAATCAGGCCTTTTCTTGGGTGTGCGGTTGTAAGGGGCATAAAATTCACATCCTCGTCCATAAAATCCCTTATGGACCTTCAGGAAGACCTGCACTGGGGGCTTGGAAGAAACAGGAAAAAAGTGTCTATAGGCGTACATGACCTCTCGAACGTTAAGCCGCCTTTCAGGTATATGGCCGTAGATCCGGGTTTTGAGTTCGTGCCACTGGACTACACCGAAAAAATGAGCATGACCGAAATCCTGGAAAAGCACCCAAAAGGCACGAGATTTGCACATCTTGTCAGGGGCTTTGAGAAATACCCAATAATCCTGGACTCAAACGATAACGTGCTTTCCTTCCCGCCTATCATTAACGGGACACTTACAAGTGTGACCGAGCGTACAACCGACCTCTTTATCGATGTCACTGGACTTGGAGAAGCCGTTTATACCGCCCTGAATATCGTTGTTACCGCCCTTGCGGAAAGGGGTGGCCAGATCGAATTCGTAAAGGTTATCAGGCCCGACTCCGGAGAACTTATCCTGCCTGACCTTGAACCGAAGACCAGGTTCATTACAAAGACTGAAGTAAAAGACCTTCTGGGCATGGAACTCTCCTTAGAAGAAATCGTTAAACAGCTTGAGAGAATGCGCTTTGGAGCAAAAGCCATTGACGAAGAAACCATCGAAGTAAAAGTCCCGGCTTACAGGGCCGATATTCTTCATAACTACGACCTTGTAGAGGATATTGCCAAGGGTTATGGATATGAAAACATCAAAGTAAGTATTCCTGAAACTTATACCCCAGGAAAGTCTCACCCGATTTCCTTACTTCGCGCTCCCGTAAACGAGATAATGGTAGGGCTCGGCTACTATGAGGTCATGCCGTTTACGCTTACCAACGAAAAAATTAACTTCGATAACATGCGCAGGCCAAAAACGGATGATGTTACCTATGTGCTTCACCCGATCAGCGAAGACCAGACAATGATCAGGACAACCCTGCTTCCGAACCTCCTTGAGATTCTTGCCTTAAACCAGCACAGGGAATTGCCTCAGAAGATTTTCGAGTTCGGCGAGGTCGCAAATAACGAAATAACCGGCCAGCACGTAGCTGCAGTCTCGATTCACCCTCAGGCCAACTTTACCGAGATCTATGAGGTTGTAGACGCTCTGATGAGGGAAATGATGCTTTCCTACGAGGTAAAAGAGTCCGAAGATCCCGCATTCCTCGAAGGCAGGCGGGCTGATGTTTACGTCAGAGGCAAAAAACTCGGAGTCTTTGGAGAATTCCATCCTGAGGTCATAAACAATTTTGCCCTTGGATACGCAGTTGTCGGGTTTGAACTTGACCTCAATGACCTTATTGGTTAA
- a CDS encoding restriction endonuclease, which translates to MKFWLLKAAGTLEDEELILENSIITIGWSELPDLSSIKDEGQVKKLILEKYPGMQDERSSAWAGEIYSFITKIKKGDLVAVPLKTRNEMLIGKVTGDYEYRQISDFVRHIRSVSWSKTIPKGDFEEEYDVDLSSPETLFLIEAGPEKFSETTEIKTLGVLLEELNCTLDELGSLKERLLELTYRLAETEEISEVQKIAAEMEKMLK; encoded by the coding sequence ATGAAATTCTGGTTACTTAAAGCTGCAGGCACCCTGGAAGATGAAGAGCTGATTCTGGAAAACAGCATAATTACAATCGGGTGGTCTGAACTTCCGGATTTGTCCAGTATTAAAGACGAAGGACAGGTAAAGAAACTAATTCTTGAGAAATATCCCGGGATGCAGGACGAGCGTAGTTCTGCCTGGGCAGGAGAGATTTACTCTTTTATCACAAAAATAAAGAAAGGAGACCTTGTGGCGGTCCCACTAAAAACCAGGAACGAGATGCTGATTGGAAAAGTTACCGGAGATTATGAGTATCGGCAGATAAGTGATTTTGTCAGGCATATCAGGAGTGTGAGCTGGTCTAAAACGATCCCGAAGGGAGATTTCGAGGAAGAATACGATGTTGACCTCAGTTCTCCTGAGACACTTTTCCTTATAGAAGCAGGCCCTGAAAAGTTTTCAGAGACAACTGAGATAAAAACCCTGGGGGTCCTTCTTGAAGAGCTTAACTGTACCCTTGATGAACTTGGCTCCCTGAAAGAAAGGCTGCTTGAACTTACTTACAGGCTAGCTGAGACTGAAGAAATATCCGAAGTCCAAAAAATCGCAGCCGAAATGGAGAAAATGCTGAAATAA
- a CDS encoding helix-turn-helix transcriptional regulator, producing MKHCLLNLILFSGRRKDILLLLNEKSRDFGEIKESLNVTSSSIQLHLKKMKDSGLITQKNKIYSLSDIGEIIVENMQPMLSMAGLLEENTEYWLSHDLSSIPDFLLERIGELGHCELLEPDAGHIFETPQILRDSILSSREILTFAAYFHPQAPSLYTELAESGAEIALCMTESVAQRLFLNNRIEAEKLSRAMNSRLFISRRSTTIPSLIVTDKVVAFKLFENNGKLRDQLILSFGERALCWGKELFKYYMEAAEPLNEKSFLQ from the coding sequence ATGAAACACTGCCTTCTTAACCTGATTCTTTTTTCGGGTAGAAGAAAAGATATTTTACTACTCTTAAATGAAAAATCAAGAGACTTCGGTGAGATAAAAGAATCACTTAACGTGACCTCCAGTTCAATCCAGCTCCATTTGAAAAAAATGAAAGATTCCGGCCTGATAACCCAAAAAAATAAAATATACAGTTTGTCCGATATCGGGGAGATAATAGTTGAAAATATGCAGCCTATGCTCAGTATGGCTGGGCTTTTAGAAGAAAATACTGAGTACTGGCTGAGCCACGACTTAAGCTCGATTCCTGATTTCCTGCTGGAGAGAATAGGCGAACTCGGGCACTGTGAGCTACTGGAACCTGACGCCGGACACATTTTTGAAACCCCACAAATACTCCGGGATAGTATTCTAAGCTCAAGGGAGATACTGACCTTTGCAGCTTATTTTCACCCTCAAGCTCCTTCACTTTATACAGAGCTTGCGGAGAGTGGAGCTGAAATCGCACTCTGTATGACCGAAAGTGTTGCACAGCGTTTATTTTTAAATAATCGTATAGAAGCAGAGAAACTGTCCAGAGCCATGAACTCCAGGCTTTTTATATCACGAAGGTCAACAACAATCCCATCTCTGATTGTAACGGATAAGGTCGTTGCATTTAAACTCTTTGAAAACAATGGAAAATTAAGAGACCAGCTAATCCTGTCTTTTGGGGAAAGAGCCCTGTGCTGGGGAAAAGAGCTCTTCAAGTACTATATGGAAGCAGCCGAACCTCTAAATGAGAAATCTTTCCTTCAGTAG
- a CDS encoding formylglycine-generating enzyme family protein: MEFVLIPAGEFNMGSPMREKRRKLWESPVHKVTIERPFYLGRYPVTQEQWQKVMWDNPAYFKGEKHPVENVSWNEIQVFFRKLNALENADGISRIYRLPTEAEWEYAARAGTETAYFFGDNESKLTEYAWFLENSGFETHPVGLKKPSPWGLYDIYGNAGEWVQDEYHISYKGAPEDGRAWENPFPNVSTPVRIRRGGGWNGNAGCCRSAERLFAAQDKKLNSLGFRVVKEV, from the coding sequence ATGGAATTTGTCCTGATTCCTGCTGGAGAATTTAACATGGGTTCTCCAATGCGTGAAAAACGAAGGAAGCTCTGGGAAAGCCCTGTGCATAAAGTAACAATCGAAAGGCCTTTTTACCTTGGCAGGTACCCGGTCACACAGGAGCAATGGCAAAAAGTCATGTGGGACAATCCTGCGTACTTCAAGGGCGAAAAGCACCCGGTTGAAAACGTTTCCTGGAATGAGATTCAGGTCTTTTTCCGGAAACTCAATGCTCTGGAAAATGCAGATGGAATTTCCCGAATCTACCGCCTTCCAACTGAAGCCGAATGGGAATACGCAGCCAGGGCAGGAACTGAAACCGCTTATTTTTTTGGAGATAATGAATCGAAACTTACAGAATATGCCTGGTTTCTGGAGAATTCAGGGTTTGAAACTCATCCTGTCGGCCTGAAAAAACCAAGTCCCTGGGGACTTTACGATATTTATGGAAATGCAGGGGAATGGGTACAGGACGAGTACCATATCAGCTACAAAGGCGCCCCGGAAGATGGAAGGGCCTGGGAAAATCCTTTCCCAAACGTATCCACTCCAGTAAGGATAAGGAGAGGCGGAGGCTGGAATGGAAACGCAGGCTGCTGCCGGTCGGCTGAAAGACTTTTTGCGGCCCAGGATAAAAAGTTAAATAGCCTGGGATTCAGGGTGGTTAAGGAAGTTTAA
- a CDS encoding right-handed parallel beta-helix repeat-containing protein, giving the protein MLKLRDNTTICIRILLFLFILLLITESAKASTLTVSKDGKAAYSSIQKAVDSASEGDTIFVNSGTYIENVDIVKSLIIRSVSGPENTIIKTSSDEDFIFNVTADNVTISGFTITGSRLPYAGIYFYKCHNSTIVSNDLLNNNDGIWLEFSSNTKILNNAASSNGNQGIFLNCSTDIIIENNTANSNGFDGITLDNCSRNEILNNIANLNKGSGISLYSSTYNTVENNSITLNEFSGITLSNCSKDNVKNNSAIKNKMEGIFLERSTSNLLFNNIVNSTEYSGITLTESNYNDIKNNYVYSNRDCGVSISSSSSNILISNTAEKNYFGTYLKDSTNNSLESNSILKNSEGIYLENAPGNKLSANKIYSNKYGIDTCECKDNNEYNINEIDNNIIGFYIERSNDNITGGNIFKNNKNDIEKAPTSKILPKLIFIGVALIILLTVIIISLKKRKEK; this is encoded by the coding sequence ATGTTAAAATTAAGAGACAATACAACTATTTGTATTCGTATTCTGCTATTTCTCTTTATACTACTTCTGATTACGGAAAGTGCCAAGGCTTCTACCTTAACTGTAAGCAAAGATGGAAAAGCTGCTTATTCGTCGATACAAAAAGCCGTCGATTCTGCATCAGAAGGTGACACAATTTTTGTCAACTCTGGTACCTATATAGAAAATGTTGATATTGTTAAAAGCTTGATAATTAGATCAGTATCTGGACCCGAAAATACAATAATTAAAACTTCCAGTGATGAAGATTTTATATTTAACGTTACTGCAGATAATGTAACTATAAGCGGTTTCACTATAACTGGCTCAAGGTTACCTTATGCTGGGATATACTTTTATAAGTGTCACAATTCAACGATTGTTAGTAATGATCTTCTTAATAATAATGACGGAATTTGGCTAGAATTTTCTAGCAATACTAAAATTTTAAACAATGCAGCAAGCTCTAATGGAAATCAGGGCATTTTTCTCAATTGTTCCACAGATATTATAATTGAAAATAATACAGCAAATTCAAATGGTTTTGATGGAATTACTCTAGATAACTGTAGTAGAAATGAAATTCTTAATAATATTGCAAATTTGAATAAAGGGTCAGGCATCTCTCTTTATTCCTCTACATATAACACAGTTGAAAATAATTCTATAACTTTAAACGAGTTTTCTGGAATTACTCTAAGTAATTGTAGCAAAGATAATGTAAAAAATAACAGTGCAATTAAAAATAAAATGGAGGGTATCTTTCTTGAAAGATCAACTAGTAATCTTCTTTTTAATAATATTGTAAATTCAACTGAATATTCGGGGATTACTCTTACAGAATCAAATTACAACGATATAAAAAATAATTATGTTTACTCGAATCGGGATTGTGGAGTCTCGATCTCTAGTTCCAGCAGTAACATACTTATTAGTAATACTGCAGAAAAAAATTATTTTGGTACTTATCTGAAAGATTCAACTAATAATTCTCTTGAGAGTAATAGTATATTAAAAAATTCAGAAGGGATTTATCTAGAGAACGCACCTGGCAATAAACTCTCCGCCAATAAAATATACTCTAACAAATATGGTATTGACACATGTGAATGTAAAGACAATAACGAATATAATATAAATGAGATAGATAATAATATCATCGGGTTTTATATTGAAAGATCTAATGATAATATAACAGGTGGTAATATTTTTAAAAATAATAAAAATGATATTGAAAAAGCCCCAACTAGTAAAATATTGCCAAAGTTAATTTTTATTGGTGTTGCTTTAATTATTTTGTTAACCGTTATTATTATCTCTTTAAAAAAAAGAAAAGAAAAATGA